The DNA sequence GCCGCCATGCAGACCTGGCCCTGGTGGACGTACCGGCTGAAGACCGCCGCGTCGACGGCGTAATCCACATCCGCGTCGTCGAGCACGATCAGGGCACTGTTGCCGCCGAGTTCGAGCACGGCGCGCTTGAGGTTGCGGGCGCAGACGGTGGCGACGTGGCGGCCGACCTTGTCCGAGCCGGTGAAGGAGATGACCTGCGGCACGGGGTGCTCCAGCAGGGTGTCGCCGATCTCCGCGATGTCGGTGATCACGACGTTCAGCAGCCCGGCGGGCAGGCCCGCGTCCTCGAAGATCCTGGCCAGCAGGGTGCCGCCGCAGATCGGGGTGTTCTGGTGCGGCTTGAGGACGACGGCGTTGCCGAGGGCCAGCGCGGGGGCGACGGACTTGAGGGAGAGCAGGAAGGGGAAGTTGAACGGGCTGATCACTCCGACGACCCCGACGGGCACGCGGTAGACGCGGTTCTCCTTGCCCTCCGTCGGCGAGGGGAGGATCTGTCCGGCGGGGCGCAGCGCCAGCTGGATCGCCTCGCGCAGGAACTCCTTGGCCAGGTGCAGTTCGAAGGCGGCCTTCAGCCGGGTGCCGCCGAGTTCGGCGACGATCGCGTCACTGATCTCCGGCTCGCGCTCCTCGACGAGGTGCAGCGCCTTCTCCAGGACGGTCCGCCTGCTGTACGGGTTGGTGTCCGCCCACGCCTGCTGGGCGCGCTCGGCGGCGCGGTAGGCCTGGTCGACCTCGTCGGCGGTGGCGACCGGGATGGAGGCGAGCTTCTCCCCGTCGAACGGGTTGA is a window from the Streptomyces sp. MMBL 11-1 genome containing:
- a CDS encoding aldehyde dehydrogenase family protein, coding for MSFFTDLAHQYIDGEWRPGKGSWDIIDFNPFDGEKLASIPVATADEVDQAYRAAERAQQAWADTNPYSRRTVLEKALHLVEEREPEISDAIVAELGGTRLKAAFELHLAKEFLREAIQLALRPAGQILPSPTEGKENRVYRVPVGVVGVISPFNFPFLLSLKSVAPALALGNAVVLKPHQNTPICGGTLLARIFEDAGLPAGLLNVVITDIAEIGDTLLEHPVPQVISFTGSDKVGRHVATVCARNLKRAVLELGGNSALIVLDDADVDYAVDAAVFSRYVHQGQVCMAANRILVDRAVEAEFTEKFVAKVASLTVGDPADPATQIGPLINSSQAESISKLVDQTVAAGATALLHGRADGNLVSPSVLTGLAADSPVLHQEIFGPVALLVPFDGEDEAVRIANDTPYGLSGAVHTGNIERGVRIGQRIHTGMIHINDGTVHDEPIVPFGGEKSSGLGRLNGDSMVEAFTTQKWISIQHGRSRFPF